Proteins co-encoded in one Helicoverpa zea isolate HzStark_Cry1AcR chromosome 30, ilHelZeax1.1, whole genome shotgun sequence genomic window:
- the LOC124644514 gene encoding uncharacterized protein LOC124644514 codes for MSDYENDLFNFIPMNRAAAEQNNDKQLNLEGPSSKQLKKSSTAAFTSVKKLTRGAKIIRIEIYDTENFPDHISSLCNCDAELCVQHVVKNVFMDDVYKSVKEIALKVSDIMP; via the exons atgtcg gacTATGAAAATGACCTGTTCAACTTCATTCCCATGAACAGGGCAGCTGCGGAACAAAATAACGATAAACAGTTGAACCTAGAAGGTCCTAGCAGCAAGCAACTGAAAAAATCTTCAACGGCTGCATTTAcctctgtaaaaaaacttacacGAGGTGCTAAAATTATAAGAATCGAGATTTATGATACCGAAAACTTCCCCGATCATATAAGTTCATTATGCAATTGTGATGCTGAGTTATGTGTGCAGCATgtggttaaaaatgtttttatggaCGATGTTTATAAATCTGTTAAAGAAATTGCTTTAAAAGTGTCAGATATAATGCCATAA
- the LOC124644512 gene encoding lysosomal alpha-mannosidase-like isoform X2 gives MQALLLLLAAVGTVYPAPEERSAPKTDTCGYDSCPATLPDTLNVHIVPHTHDDVGWLKTVDQYYYGSKNSIQKAGVQYILDSVVKELWEDPKRRFIYVETAFFWKWWVRQSAAVQSKVHTLVRQGRLQMVGGAWSMNDEAASHYQSTVDQFTYGLKKLNQTFGHCGRPHVGWQIDPFGHSREFASLLAMMGYDGLFLGRIDYQDKRNRLLNRNMEMVWHGDDALGRSSDIFTGVLHNTYSPPAGFCFDVLCADEPIIDDPDSPMYNVDSKINTFLEICKNISRGYKSNNILITMGEDFHYQDAAMWFQNLDKLIQYGNLKAAKDKMNITLFYSTPNCYLKAIKDANPTLPTKKDDFFPYASDSTAYWTGYFTSRPTTKYFEREGNCYLQMVKQLQVLANLEKHNEFVLNELRSAMGVMQHHDAITGTEKQHVTHDYERLLNQAIDDALTIAKQAFNKVTLNDESKPPLFAFQRCHLNESSCHVSENSDRFIVTIYNPLGFAVKEPIRIPVGNGQFEVYSSDGKQIKIQMVPIAHRVRNIPTRRSKATQEIVFITDLKPLSYKSIYIKKINRTKRSGNTYDFYSNINNNFWGHIKEPVFNKIDDKQTYKDIIDDVTSIPFAPVHSEDISLIDDRETNLDILKDGKNDAEVLELEKFLKDNRRKDKDNARIVDSYPNFNEDEMRMLADEPRTVEKFDDELAMENQFYNLQINTASGFINQVTLPEQTKLNFSINMFYYSATCGDNQGTERRSSGAYIFRPLSYNPVKLDTQRTEFVNGDLVTEFRVNLSPGGYVNTKLYDGLNFIETEWIVGPINIDDLIGKEYVMKYQTNIVNNGEFYTDSNGRQMLKRKLNFRPQWNVTLAEPISGNYYPVTNEIYIEGENLRLTVLPDRSEGGSSLIEGEIELMLHRRLLCDDAFGVGEALNETANGYGLVVRGKHRIIIGKDENIIKKNVLGLHLGPQLLFSDAENIKFDDWLKLNNDYSFLNKELPYGIHLLTLEPWDSKILIRLENYLDNSEVVEVDLKNLFKNITIKSLRETMLAANMFVDEYDQWVWNKEPKVKNFEKSKSSDLKVKLRSKQIRTFIASVEDRKNSKKFLIVELRRRNKKN, from the exons ATGCAGGCATTACTGCTTCTCCTAGCTGCAGTGGGGACCGTGTATCCAGCACCAGAAGAAAGGTCAGCGCCGAAAACTGATACTTGTGGATATGAT AGTTGTCCTGCCACGCTACCCGATACACTCAATGTGCATATAGTTCCTCACACTCATGATGATGTCGGCTGGCTCAAGACGGTCGACCAGTATTATTATGGCA gtaagaaCAGTATTCAGAAGGCTGGTGTTCAGTATATTCTAGATTCTGTTGTCAAAGAACTATGGGAAGACCCAAAGAGAAG ATTCATATACGTGGAAACAGCTTTCTTCTGGAAATGGTGGGTCCGTCAGAGTGCGGCTGTGCAGTCCAAGGTGCACACCCTGGTGAGGCAGGGTCGGCTGCAGATGGTGGGGGGGGCTTGGAGCATGAACGACGAAGCCGCTTCTCATTATCAGAGCACTGTTGATCAGTTCACTTACGGGTTGAA GAAACTGAACCAGACGTTTGGTCACTGTGGCAGGCCTCACGTGGGCTGGCAGATAGATCCATTCGGGCACTCGCGCGAGTTCGCCTCGCTGCTGGCCATGATGGGCTATGATGGCCTCTTCTTAGGCCGCATAGACTATCAGGATAAGAGGAATAGGCTGCTTAATAGGAATATGGAGATGGTTTGGCATGGAGATGATGCGTTGG GCAGATCATCAGACATCTTCACAGGAGTACTACACAACACATACTCGCCGCCGGCCGGGTTCTGTTTCGACGTGCTCTGTGCCGACGAGCCGATCATAGACGACCCGGATTCACCCATGTATAATGTCGACTCTAAG ATAAATACTTTTCTGGAGATATGCAAAAATATATCGAGAGGGTataaatctaataatattttaattacgatGGGAGAAGACTTTCACTACCAAGATGCGGCGATGTGGTTTCAGAATTTAGACAAATTGATCCA GTATGGTAATTTGAAAGCAGCGAAAGACAAAATGAATATTACCCTGTTTTATTCGACGCCTAATTGTTATTTGAAAGCAATTAAAGAtgctaa CCCGACATTACCCACAAAGAAAGACGATTTCTTCCCGTACGCGAGTGATTCTACCGCCTATTGGACTGGGTACTTCACTTCTAGGCCTACcactaaatattttgaaagagaAGGAAATTGTTATTTACAG atgGTAAAGCAATTGCAAGTGTTAGCGAACTTAGAAAAACATAATGAATTTGTATTAAATGAACTGAGGAGTGCTATGG GAGTGATGCAGCATCACGACGCGATCACGGGCACTGAGAAGCAGCACGTGACGCACGACTACGAGCGGCTGCTCAACCAGGCCATCGATGACGCCTTGACTATTGCTAAACAGGCTTTTAA TAAAGTGACACTGAACGACGAGTCGAAGCCGCCATTGTTCGCGTTCCAGAGATGTCATCTCAACGAGTCCAGCTGTCACGTGTCTGAGAATAGCGACAGGTTTATT gtgaCTATATACAATCCGCTGGGTTTTGCTGTGAAAGAACCCATAAGAATACCAGTCGGCAACGGACAGTTCGAAGTCTATAGCTCTGatg GCAAACAAATCAAGATACAAATGGTACCCATAGCCCACAGAGTTAGAAACATCCCCACGCGACGATCAAAAGCAACCCAAGAAATAGTTTTCATAACTGATTTAAAACCTCTTTCGTACaaatctatttacataaaaaaaattaaccgcACTAAGAGAAGTGGCAACACTTatgatttttattcaaatattaataataatttttgggGACATATTAAAGAGCCGGTTTTCAATAAAATCGATGACAAACAGACTTACAAAGACATTATAGATGACGTTACTAGCATACCTTTTGCGCCGGTTCATTCTGAAGACATTTCGTTAATAGACGATAGAGAGACAAATTTGGATATTCTAAAAGATGGTAAAAACGATGCTGAGGTCTTAGAGCTAGAGAAATTCCTCAAAGATAACAGAAGGAAAGATAAAGATAATGCAAGGATAGTGGATAGCTATCCTAATTTTAATGAAGATGAAATGCGGATGTTGGCAGATGAGCCGAGGACGGTTGAGAAGTTTGACGATGAACTCGCTATGGAGAATCAG TTTTACAATCTCCAAATAAACACAGCGAGCGGTTTCATCAACCAGGTCACTCTCCCAGAACAGACAAAACTAAATTTTTCCATCAACATGTTCTATTACTCAGCCACTTGTGGCGACAACCAGGGGACTGAACGTCGGTCCTCTGGCGCTTACATTTTCAGACCCCTGTCCTACAACCCGGTTAAACTTGACACCCAGAGAACTGAATTTGTCAACGGTGACCTTGTTACTGAATTTCGCGTAAATTTGAGTCCTGGGGGTTATGTTAATACCAAATTATATGATGGTCTAAATTTTATAGAGACAGAATGGATAGTAGGCCCTATAAATATAGATGATTTGATAGGTAAAGAGTATGTTATGAAATACCAAACGAATATAGTTAATAATGGAGAATTTTATACTGACTCAAATGGTAGACAGATGCtgaaaagaaaactaaattTCAGACCACAATGGAATGTTACATTAGCAGAGCCGATATCAGGGAATTATTACCCGGTGACAAATGAAATTTATATAGAAGGTGAGAATTTGAGGTTGACGGTTTTACCCGACAGGTCAGAGGGAGGTTCGTCTTTAATTGAGGGGGAAATAGAGCTGATGTTACATAGAAGATTATTGTGCGACGATGCTTTCGGTGTAGGGGAGGCATTGAACGAAACTGCTAATGGGTACGGGCTGGTAGTTAGAGGGAAACACAGAATTATTATTGGTAAAGATGAGAATATTATCAAGAAGAATGTCCTAGGCTTACATTTGGGTCCACAGCTACTATTCTCAGATGCAGAAAACATAAAATTTGATGACTGGTTGAAGTTAAACAATGATTATAGTTTTCTAAATAAAGAATTGCCGTACGGAATACATTTATTAACACTAGAACCTTGGGATTCGAAAATTTTGATCAGATTAGAGAATTACTTGGATAATTCTGAAGTTGTAGAAGTTGACCttaaaaatcttttcaaaaatattacaataaaaagtttGAGAGAAACGATGTTGGCTGCTAATATGTTCGTTGACGAATATGATCAGTGGGTGTGGAATAAAGAACCAAAAGTCAAAAATTTCGAAAAGTCCAAAAGTTCGGATTTGAAAGTCAAATTGAGGTCCAAACAGATTCGAACATTCATAGCATCGGTTGAGGACAGGAAGAatagcaaaaagtttttaattgtaGAATTGAGGAggcggaataaaaaaaattga
- the LOC124644512 gene encoding lysosomal alpha-mannosidase-like isoform X1 translates to MQALLLLLAAVGTVYPAPEERSAPKTDTCGYDSCPATLPDTLNVHIVPHTHDDVGWLKTVDQYYYGSKNSIQKAGVQYILDSVVKELWEDPKRRFIYVETAFFWKWWVRQSAAVQSKVHTLVRQGRLQMVGGAWSMNDEAASHYQSTVDQFTYGLKKLNQTFGHCGRPHVGWQIDPFGHSREFASLLAMMGYDGLFLGRIDYQDKRNRLLNRNMEMVWHGDDALGRSSDIFTGVLHNTYSPPAGFCFDVLCADEPIIDDPDSPMYNVDSKVSIFLDDAVKQAKYYRTNNVIFTMGGDFTYQDANMWYTNLDKLIQYGNLKAAKDKMNITLFYSTPNCYLKAIKDANPTLPTKKDDFFPYASDSTAYWTGYFTSRPTTKYFEREGNCYLQMVKQLQVLANLEKHNEFVLNELRSAMGVMQHHDAITGTEKQHVTHDYERLLNQAIDDALTIAKQAFNKVTLNDESKPPLFAFQRCHLNESSCHVSENSDRFIVTIYNPLGFAVKEPIRIPVGNGQFEVYSSDGKQIKIQMVPIAHRVRNIPTRRSKATQEIVFITDLKPLSYKSIYIKKINRTKRSGNTYDFYSNINNNFWGHIKEPVFNKIDDKQTYKDIIDDVTSIPFAPVHSEDISLIDDRETNLDILKDGKNDAEVLELEKFLKDNRRKDKDNARIVDSYPNFNEDEMRMLADEPRTVEKFDDELAMENQFYNLQINTASGFINQVTLPEQTKLNFSINMFYYSATCGDNQGTERRSSGAYIFRPLSYNPVKLDTQRTEFVNGDLVTEFRVNLSPGGYVNTKLYDGLNFIETEWIVGPINIDDLIGKEYVMKYQTNIVNNGEFYTDSNGRQMLKRKLNFRPQWNVTLAEPISGNYYPVTNEIYIEGENLRLTVLPDRSEGGSSLIEGEIELMLHRRLLCDDAFGVGEALNETANGYGLVVRGKHRIIIGKDENIIKKNVLGLHLGPQLLFSDAENIKFDDWLKLNNDYSFLNKELPYGIHLLTLEPWDSKILIRLENYLDNSEVVEVDLKNLFKNITIKSLRETMLAANMFVDEYDQWVWNKEPKVKNFEKSKSSDLKVKLRSKQIRTFIASVEDRKNSKKFLIVELRRRNKKN, encoded by the exons ATGCAGGCATTACTGCTTCTCCTAGCTGCAGTGGGGACCGTGTATCCAGCACCAGAAGAAAGGTCAGCGCCGAAAACTGATACTTGTGGATATGAT AGTTGTCCTGCCACGCTACCCGATACACTCAATGTGCATATAGTTCCTCACACTCATGATGATGTCGGCTGGCTCAAGACGGTCGACCAGTATTATTATGGCA gtaagaaCAGTATTCAGAAGGCTGGTGTTCAGTATATTCTAGATTCTGTTGTCAAAGAACTATGGGAAGACCCAAAGAGAAG ATTCATATACGTGGAAACAGCTTTCTTCTGGAAATGGTGGGTCCGTCAGAGTGCGGCTGTGCAGTCCAAGGTGCACACCCTGGTGAGGCAGGGTCGGCTGCAGATGGTGGGGGGGGCTTGGAGCATGAACGACGAAGCCGCTTCTCATTATCAGAGCACTGTTGATCAGTTCACTTACGGGTTGAA GAAACTGAACCAGACGTTTGGTCACTGTGGCAGGCCTCACGTGGGCTGGCAGATAGATCCATTCGGGCACTCGCGCGAGTTCGCCTCGCTGCTGGCCATGATGGGCTATGATGGCCTCTTCTTAGGCCGCATAGACTATCAGGATAAGAGGAATAGGCTGCTTAATAGGAATATGGAGATGGTTTGGCATGGAGATGATGCGTTGG GCAGATCATCAGACATCTTCACAGGAGTACTACACAACACATACTCGCCGCCGGCCGGGTTCTGTTTCGACGTGCTCTGTGCCGACGAGCCGATCATAGACGACCCGGATTCACCCATGTATAATGTCGACTCTAAG GTTTCAATATTCTTAGACGATGCTGTGAAGCAAGCTAAATATTATAGAactaataatgttatatttacaATGGGCGGTGATTTCACATATCAAGACGCTAATATGTGGTATACGAATCTAGATAAATTGATACA GTATGGTAATTTGAAAGCAGCGAAAGACAAAATGAATATTACCCTGTTTTATTCGACGCCTAATTGTTATTTGAAAGCAATTAAAGAtgctaa CCCGACATTACCCACAAAGAAAGACGATTTCTTCCCGTACGCGAGTGATTCTACCGCCTATTGGACTGGGTACTTCACTTCTAGGCCTACcactaaatattttgaaagagaAGGAAATTGTTATTTACAG atgGTAAAGCAATTGCAAGTGTTAGCGAACTTAGAAAAACATAATGAATTTGTATTAAATGAACTGAGGAGTGCTATGG GAGTGATGCAGCATCACGACGCGATCACGGGCACTGAGAAGCAGCACGTGACGCACGACTACGAGCGGCTGCTCAACCAGGCCATCGATGACGCCTTGACTATTGCTAAACAGGCTTTTAA TAAAGTGACACTGAACGACGAGTCGAAGCCGCCATTGTTCGCGTTCCAGAGATGTCATCTCAACGAGTCCAGCTGTCACGTGTCTGAGAATAGCGACAGGTTTATT gtgaCTATATACAATCCGCTGGGTTTTGCTGTGAAAGAACCCATAAGAATACCAGTCGGCAACGGACAGTTCGAAGTCTATAGCTCTGatg GCAAACAAATCAAGATACAAATGGTACCCATAGCCCACAGAGTTAGAAACATCCCCACGCGACGATCAAAAGCAACCCAAGAAATAGTTTTCATAACTGATTTAAAACCTCTTTCGTACaaatctatttacataaaaaaaattaaccgcACTAAGAGAAGTGGCAACACTTatgatttttattcaaatattaataataatttttgggGACATATTAAAGAGCCGGTTTTCAATAAAATCGATGACAAACAGACTTACAAAGACATTATAGATGACGTTACTAGCATACCTTTTGCGCCGGTTCATTCTGAAGACATTTCGTTAATAGACGATAGAGAGACAAATTTGGATATTCTAAAAGATGGTAAAAACGATGCTGAGGTCTTAGAGCTAGAGAAATTCCTCAAAGATAACAGAAGGAAAGATAAAGATAATGCAAGGATAGTGGATAGCTATCCTAATTTTAATGAAGATGAAATGCGGATGTTGGCAGATGAGCCGAGGACGGTTGAGAAGTTTGACGATGAACTCGCTATGGAGAATCAG TTTTACAATCTCCAAATAAACACAGCGAGCGGTTTCATCAACCAGGTCACTCTCCCAGAACAGACAAAACTAAATTTTTCCATCAACATGTTCTATTACTCAGCCACTTGTGGCGACAACCAGGGGACTGAACGTCGGTCCTCTGGCGCTTACATTTTCAGACCCCTGTCCTACAACCCGGTTAAACTTGACACCCAGAGAACTGAATTTGTCAACGGTGACCTTGTTACTGAATTTCGCGTAAATTTGAGTCCTGGGGGTTATGTTAATACCAAATTATATGATGGTCTAAATTTTATAGAGACAGAATGGATAGTAGGCCCTATAAATATAGATGATTTGATAGGTAAAGAGTATGTTATGAAATACCAAACGAATATAGTTAATAATGGAGAATTTTATACTGACTCAAATGGTAGACAGATGCtgaaaagaaaactaaattTCAGACCACAATGGAATGTTACATTAGCAGAGCCGATATCAGGGAATTATTACCCGGTGACAAATGAAATTTATATAGAAGGTGAGAATTTGAGGTTGACGGTTTTACCCGACAGGTCAGAGGGAGGTTCGTCTTTAATTGAGGGGGAAATAGAGCTGATGTTACATAGAAGATTATTGTGCGACGATGCTTTCGGTGTAGGGGAGGCATTGAACGAAACTGCTAATGGGTACGGGCTGGTAGTTAGAGGGAAACACAGAATTATTATTGGTAAAGATGAGAATATTATCAAGAAGAATGTCCTAGGCTTACATTTGGGTCCACAGCTACTATTCTCAGATGCAGAAAACATAAAATTTGATGACTGGTTGAAGTTAAACAATGATTATAGTTTTCTAAATAAAGAATTGCCGTACGGAATACATTTATTAACACTAGAACCTTGGGATTCGAAAATTTTGATCAGATTAGAGAATTACTTGGATAATTCTGAAGTTGTAGAAGTTGACCttaaaaatcttttcaaaaatattacaataaaaagtttGAGAGAAACGATGTTGGCTGCTAATATGTTCGTTGACGAATATGATCAGTGGGTGTGGAATAAAGAACCAAAAGTCAAAAATTTCGAAAAGTCCAAAAGTTCGGATTTGAAAGTCAAATTGAGGTCCAAACAGATTCGAACATTCATAGCATCGGTTGAGGACAGGAAGAatagcaaaaagtttttaattgtaGAATTGAGGAggcggaataaaaaaaattga